One window of Papaver somniferum cultivar HN1 chromosome 9, ASM357369v1, whole genome shotgun sequence genomic DNA carries:
- the LOC113310927 gene encoding zinc finger MYM-type protein 1-like isoform X1, producing MVLVLRYVDSNGYVQERFFDIQRVKNTCALTLKEGIVDVLNHYNLPIENIRGQGYDGANNMSGKWNGLQSLFLEDCKQAYYVHCFAHRLQLALVKTAENLGPVWKFFSMLTSIVNLVTGSSQRIADFHSAQEDDINERLAAGELETGKGANQIGTLPRATDTRWSSHFNSVCSLIDKFDPTCTIIENISMNDPNVTCGVSQAQSIFEEIRDFKFVFVLHLIYEIMGTTEILCQGLQKKTQDIVNAMALVSNTKRLLTKLREDGWRHFIETVCLFCATHNIDMPNMEDRYMVGTGHSCQQYDNITVDHHYHIDIFNATIDFQLKELNRRFPEDTIELLVLSSCLDPREFFKSFNIENLCTLAKKFYPLDFIPQEVHTLRSELRHYGEDVVNHPSFKNLSTVSELCRQLVETNKAEIYRLVDRLIRLVLTLPVSTATAERYFSTMSCVKIALRNKMEEEFLRDCMMLNIESVLARNDSIDSIIDEFVALKDRKAKLK from the exons ATGGTGCTTGTTTTAAGGTATGTTGATAGTAATGGATATGTGCAAGAACGATTTTTTGATATTCAGCGTGTAAAAAAtacatgtgctttaactctcaaAGAAGGTATAGTTGATGTTCTTAATCACTATAATCTTCCAATTGAAAATATTCGTGGTCAAGGTTATGATGGTGCGAACAATATGAGTGGTAAGTGGAATGGGTTGCAATCCTTGTTTCTTGAAGATTGTAAACAGGCATACTATGTTCATTGTTTCGCACATCGACTACAACTTGCTCTTGTTAAAACAGCTGAAAACTTGGGTCCGGTTTGGAAGTTTTTTTCAATGTTAACCTCAATTGTTAATCTTGTGACTGGTTCTTCACAGCGTATAGCTGATTTCCATTCAGCTCAAGAAGATGACATTAACGAAAGATTGGCTGCCGGTGAACTTGAGACGGGAAAAGGGGCTAACCAAATAGGTACGTTGCCACGAGCTACTGATACTCGCTGGAGTTCTCATTTTAATTCTGTATGCAGTTTAATTGACAAGTTTGATCCAACTTGTACAATAATAGAAAATATTAGTATGAATGATCCAAATGTGACATGTGGTGTTAGTCAAGCACAAAGTATTTTTGAAGAAATTAGAGattttaagtttgtttttgtgttgcaTTTGATATATGAAATAATGGGAACCACTGAAATACTATGTCAAGGCCTTCAAAAGAAAACACAAGACATTGTTAATGCCATGGCTCTAGTCTCAAACACCAAGCGTTTACTTACGAAATTAAGAGAAGATG GTTGGAGACATTTTATCGAGACGGTGTGCCTATTTTGTGCTACCCATAATATTGATATGCCTAATATGGAGGATCGTTATATGGTAGGTACAGGTCATTCTTGCCAACAATATGATAACATCACTGTGGATCATCATTATCACATCGACATTTTTAATGCCACTATTGATTTTCAATTGAAAGAGTTAAATAGAAGGTTTCCTGAAGATACAATAGAATTGCTGGTTCTTAGCTCATGTTTGGATCCTCGAGAATTCTTTAAGTCAtttaatattgagaatctttgTACACTTGCTAAGAAGTTCTACCCTCTAGATTTCATTCCACAAGAAGTACACACTTTGAGAAGCGAATTACGACATTATGGGGAAGATGTAGTCAACCATCCAAGCTTTAAGAACTTATCTACTGTTTCGGAGTTGTGCCGACAGTTAGTGGAAACAAACAAGGCAGAAATATACCGTCTAGTTGATAGGTTGATTCGTCTTGTATTAACTCTTCCAGTTTCTACGGCAACAGCAGAACGATATTTTTCAACAATGTCGTGTGTTAAAATAGCCCTTCGTAACAAAATGGAGGAAGAATTTCTTAGAGACTGCATGATGCTCAACATCGAAAGTGTCCTTGCACGAAATGACAGTATAGATTCGATAATAGATGAATTCGTTGCTCTCAAGGATCGCAAGGCAAAACTGAAGTAG
- the LOC113310927 gene encoding zinc finger MYM-type protein 1-like isoform X2: MVLVLRYVDSNGYVQERFFDIQRVKNTCALTLKEGIVDVLNHYNLPIENIRGQGYDGANNMSGKWNGLQSLFLEDCKQAYYVHCFAHRLQLALVKTAENLGPVWKFFSMLTSIVNLVTGSSQRIADFHSAQEDDINERLAAGELETGKGANQIGTLPRATDTRWSSHFNSVCSLIDKFDPTCTIIENISMNDPNVTCGVSQAQSIFEEIRDFKFVFVLHLIYEIMGTTEILCQGLQKKTQDIVNAMALVSNTKRLLTKLREDGWRHFIETVCLFCATHNIDMPNMEDRYMVGTGHSCQQYDNITVDHHYHIDIFNATIDFQLKELNRRFPEDTIELLVLSSCLDPREFFKSFNIENLCTLAKKFYPLDFIPQEVHTLRSELRHYGEDVVNHPSFKNLSTVSELCRQLVETNKAEIYPLVDRLIRLVLTLPVSTATAKRYFSTMSCVKIALRNKMEEEFLRDCMMLNIENVLARNVSIDSIIDEFSALKDRKAKLK; encoded by the coding sequence ATGGTGCTTGTTTTAAGGTATGTTGATAGTAATGGATATGTGCAAGAACGATTTTTTGATATTCAGCGTGTAAAAAAtacatgtgctttaactctcaaAGAAGGTATAGTTGATGTTCTTAATCACTATAATCTTCCAATTGAAAATATTCGTGGTCAAGGTTATGATGGTGCGAACAATATGAGTGGTAAGTGGAATGGGTTGCAATCCTTGTTTCTTGAAGATTGTAAACAGGCATACTATGTTCATTGTTTCGCACATCGACTACAACTTGCTCTTGTTAAAACAGCTGAAAACTTGGGTCCGGTTTGGAAGTTTTTTTCAATGTTAACCTCAATTGTTAATCTTGTGACTGGTTCTTCACAGCGTATAGCTGATTTCCATTCAGCTCAAGAAGATGACATTAACGAAAGATTGGCTGCCGGTGAACTTGAGACGGGAAAAGGGGCTAACCAAATAGGTACGTTGCCACGAGCTACTGATACTCGCTGGAGTTCTCATTTTAATTCTGTATGCAGTTTAATTGACAAGTTTGATCCAACTTGTACAATAATAGAAAATATTAGTATGAATGATCCAAATGTGACATGTGGTGTTAGTCAAGCACAAAGTATTTTTGAAGAAATTAGAGattttaagtttgtttttgtgttgcaTTTGATATATGAAATAATGGGAACCACTGAAATACTATGTCAAGGCCTTCAAAAGAAAACACAAGACATTGTTAATGCCATGGCTCTAGTCTCAAACACCAAGCGTTTACTTACGAAATTAAGAGAAGATGGTTGGAGACATTTTATCGAGACGGTGTGCCTATTTTGTGCTACCCATAATATTGATATGCCTAATATGGAGGATCGTTATATGGTAGGTACAGGTCATTCTTGCCAACAATATGATAACATCACTGTGGATCATCATTATCACATCGACATTTTTAATGCCACTATTGATTTTCAATTGAAAGAGTTAAATAGAAGGTTTCCTGAAGATACAATAGAATTGCTGGTTCTTAGCTCATGTTTGGATCCTCGAGAATTCTTTAAGTCAtttaatattgagaatctttgTACACTTGCTAAGAAGTTCTACCCTCTAGATTTCATTCCACAAGAAGTACACACTTTGAGAAGCGAATTACGACATTATGGGGAAGATGTAGTCAACCATCCAAGCTTTAAGAACTTATCTACTGTTTCGGAGTTGTGCCGACAGTTAGTGGAAACAAACAAGGCAGAAATATACCCTCTAGTTGATAGGTTGATTCGTCTTGTATTAACTCTTCCAGTTTCTACGGCAACAGCAAAACGATATTTTTCAACAATGTCGTGTGTTAAAATAGCCCTTCGTAACAAAATGGAGGAAGAATTTCTTAGAGACTGCATGATGCTCAACATCGAAAATGTCCTTGCACGAAATGTCAGTATAGATTCGATAATAGATGAATTCTCTGCTCTCAAGGATCGCAAGGCAAAACTGAAGTAG
- the LOC113310927 gene encoding zinc finger MYM-type protein 1-like isoform X3 translates to MVLVLRYVDSNGYVQERFFDIQRVKNTCALTLKEGIVDVLNHYNLPIENIRGQGYDGANNMSGKWNGLQSLFLEDCKQAYYVHCFAHRLQLALVKTAENLGPVWKFFSMLTSIVNLVTGSSQRIADFHSAQEDDINERLAAGELETGKGANQIADHGCKGQG, encoded by the exons ATGGTGCTTGTTTTAAGGTATGTTGATAGTAATGGATATGTGCAAGAACGATTTTTTGATATTCAGCGTGTAAAAAAtacatgtgctttaactctcaaAGAAGGTATAGTTGATGTTCTTAATCACTATAATCTTCCAATTGAAAATATTCGTGGTCAAGGTTATGATGGTGCGAACAATATGAGTGGTAAGTGGAATGGGTTGCAATCCTTGTTTCTTGAAGATTGTAAACAGGCATACTATGTTCATTGTTTCGCACATCGACTACAACTTGCTCTTGTTAAAACAGCTGAAAACTTGGGTCCGGTTTGGAAGTTTTTTTCAATGTTAACCTCAATTGTTAATCTTGTGACTGGTTCTTCACAGCGTATAGCTGATTTCCATTCAGCTCAAGAAGATGACATTAACGAAAGATTGGCTGCCGGTGAACTTGAGACGGGAAAAGGGGCTAACCAAATAG CTGACCATGGATGTAAG GGCCAGGGGTGA